CCATGCGCATGTTTTGTCCGACCATCGAGGGCGCGACGCCGTCTTTTTCTAACTGGATGTGGAATCCGCAGCAGCGCGTTTTGCCGGCGTAATCGATGGCTTCGCCGCCGATGGCCTCGATCACGTCTTCGAGCGAGTGCGGGTTGCGGGCCGACTCCCAGCCGTTGACTTTCTCCGGACGAATGATGTGACAGCCGTAGAACGGCGCGACCTTTAGACCGTTAAGGGGACGCACGACCATCTTGCGCAGGTTGTCGAGACCGATGTCGTCGATGAGCAGCCACAGCAGATGACGGACGGTGACGTTGCCGTTGTATTTGGCGCCGAATTTCCCGAGGATGCCGTTGGCTTGGAGCATGTGCTCCTCGCTCTCGAGCAGCTCTTTGTTCGCGGCGCGCATGTGCCCCGTGCAGGTGGAGCAAATCGTGATGACGTCGTCGAGACCCAGCGCTTCGGCCTGCGCGTAGGTGCGGGCGTTGAGCACTCGCGCCACGTCGCGGTTGGTATCGTTCACGACCGACGCGCCGCAGCACGAAGCCGCGGTCAGTTCGATGAGCTCGATGCCGAGTTTGTCGGCGAGCAGCATCGTCGAGTTGAAAAGTTCCTTGCACGATTCCTTGGCCACGCAGCCCGGGAAGAAGCCGTACCGCTTCGTATCTTTGCTGTGCGTGCGTTTGTGCGAATCCGTCGCGCGGTCTTCGGGTAATAGCGAGGTGGACATTAGCTTACCGGGACCTCCAAGGCTTCAAATATGGTTCGGACTTCATCGACTTTCGGAATCGGTTTGAGGAACGGCGGCGGCAGTTTCCCCTTCGATGCCATGCGCAGGCCGAGCGGTGCGACTTTCAACAATCCGATGATATTGAAGCGGCCGACGGTGCCTTGGATGAGTTCGGTCTCGGCGAGCATGCCGGTTTTTTTGATGGTCTTGTTCGTCGTAAGCGCGTGGCGCGGCCCGCGCTCGTTGAGCATGACGCGATCGTTGATGGCGGCGCGCTTGACGTCGACGATGCGATCGTGGGGATCGACATGTTTGGGGCAGTACGAGCACGCGTAGCAGTGCGCGCACAGCCACAAGTAATCTTCGCTGATCTGCGCGATGCGCTCTTTACGCTGGCCGTCGCGGACGTCTTCGATAAAGCGATACGCGTATGCGATCGCGGCCGGTCCGGCAAACGACGGATCGACGCTGACGACCGGGCAGAGGGCGTAGCAGGTCGCGCACATCACGCAGTTGGCCACGTCCACGAGCTTGCGCATGTCCTCGGGGCTGACGCGACGCTCGGTCGCGTGATCGGCATCGCTATCCTGCGGCTGCAGATAGGGCTTGAGGCGCGTGTACTTGTCCCAAAACGGGTCCATGTGCACGACCATGTCCTTCATCGGCTGGAAGTTCGGCATCGGATCGACTTTGATCGTGCCTTCCTTCGTTACGACGTCCTTGCAGTTGGTCTTACACGCAAGGCCCGTCACGCCGTTAATGTTCATCGAACACGACCCGCAGATCGCCGAACGGCACGAGCGGCGGAAGCTGATCGACCCGTCGACCTGCGCCTTGGCCTCTTCGAGCGCGTCGAGGACGGTGATGTTCTCCGGCGCTTCGATGCTGACGATGTCGCGATGCGGAATGGTATCGACGGCTTCGTCGAAGCGGAAGATGTCGAGTTTGATCTGCGCCATAATTAGTAGGATCTCACAGTCGGCTGCCACTTGGTGATTTCGACCGCGCGCGAGTAGTCGAGTTTGGGATCGTCGCCGTTATTGCGCCAAGCGAGGGTGTGTTTCATCCACTGCTCGTCGTTGCGTTCGGGGAAGTCGGTTCGCGACTGCGCGCCGCGCGACTCGGTCCGTTCGAGCGCGCCCTTGGCGAGGCACTGCGCGGCGTCGATGAGGAAGTCGGTCTCGAGCGTGTTCACGAGATCGGTGTTGAACGTCTTGGACTTGTCCATGACGTAACACGTCTCGTCGAATGCCTTGCGTACGCGCCGCAACTCGTCGACCGCCGTCTGCAGCCCTTTTTGGTCGCGGAAGATGAAGGTGTTCTCGCTCATCGTCTTATTCATCGCGTGGCGCAACGCCGGGCCGCGTTCGCCGGAGTTGCGCGAGAGCAGGCGGTCGATCTTGTCCTGCTGCTCTTTGAGCGTGCGCACCGACGGCTTGACCGTGCCGACTCCTTTGATGTAGTCGACGGCGTGCCGGGCGGCGCGGGCGCCGTAGACGATCGTCTCGAGCAGCGAGTTGCCGCCCAAGCGGTTGGCACCGTGAACGCTCGCGCACGCGGTTTCGCCGGCCGCATAGACGCCGGGAACGCGCGTGGCGCCCCACTTGTCGGTCTCGATGCCGCCCATCGTATAGTGCGCGCCGGGAAGAATCGGAATCGGCTCGTCGATCGCGTCCTTGCCGGTCGCGTCCATCGCGAGTTCGCGAATCTGGGGCAGTCGTTCGAGAATCTTTTCGCGGCCGAGGTGGCGGATATCGAGAAGCACGCAGCCGTCGATGCCGCGTCCTTCGAGAATCTCGGTCCACTCCGCGCGCGAAACGACGTCGCGCGAGGCCAACTCGCCCTTATTCGGAGCGTACTTAAACATGAAGCGCTCGCCGGCGGCGTTGAGCAGATGGCCGCCCTCGCCGCGCGCGCCTTCGGTCATAAGCACGCCGTTTTCTTTGAGCGTCGTCGGATGGAACTGCATGAACTCCATGTCCATCAGCGGGATGCCCGCTTGAAACGCAATGCCCATGCCGTCGGCCGTCGATGCGTAGCCGTTGGTGGTTTTGAGGTACATGCGTCCCGCCCCGCCGGTTGCGAAGATCGTCGCCTTGGCATTGATCAATTCGAGCTCGCCGTTACGCATATTGTAGGCTACCAGGCCCGTGCCGATGCCGTCTTCGATGCAAAGGCCGGTGGCGAAGTACTCCTCGTATACCTTGATATTAAATCGTTCGAGCTGTTCCCACAACGTGTGGAGGATGACCAGTCCCGTGACGTCCGCCGAATAGCAGGTGCGCGGCGATCCGGCTCCGCCGAAGGGGCGCTGGGCGATCCGCCCGTCGGGCATGCGGGAGAAGATGCAGCCGCGATGTTCGAGCCAGATGATCTGATTGGGTGCGTCTTCGCACATCGCTTCGATCGCGCTCTGGTCGCCCAAATAGTCGGAACCCTTCGCGGTATCGAAGGCGTGGTTTTCGGGGGCGTCGTCCTCACGATTACCGAGGGCGGCGTTGATTCCGCCCTGGGCCGCACCGGAGTGACTGCGAACCGGATGCATCTTGCTGACGACTGCAACGTCCGCACCGCGCTCGGCCGCTTCCACGGCGGCGCGCATTCCGGCCAAGCCGCCGCCGATGACGACTACGTCGTGGTTGATCAAATTCCGACCTTTCCCGAGTGGTGAAAAGCTTTGCTTCTTTATACTACCCGAGCGAGGCGAGGCCCCACGACCTTAGTGGCACGGATTCAGGCAAGCAGGCGGATCGCGCGATTAGGCCTCGGCCTGGGCGGCGGCGAGGCCGCCCGCGCGAACGTAAAACTGGTAGCGGTTCTTGCCGGCCTGTTTGGCGACGTAAAGCGCTTCGTCGGCGGCGAAAAAAAGCGTTTGCGCGTTGATGCCGTCGGTCGGAAACATCGCGATGCCGATCGAGGATTGCAGGCCGCTTCGGTGCAATGCATTTTGGACGCGTTCGACCGCTCGCCGGGCCTGCTCGCGCGTGGCCTTGCTGATGACGTGGACGAATTCGTCGCCGGCATAGCGCGCGATAATGTCGCCCTTACGGGCCGACTTCTTGAGCACGTTGGCGAACCGTTTGAGCGCCAGGTCGCCTAAGCTGTGGCCGCCCGAGTCGTTGATCTTCTTGAGGTCGTCGAGATCGAAGATGGCAAAGGCGAAGGGCGTGTCGTAGCGCTCGGCATTGTGCAGCTCCCGCTCGAGCATCTCGTCGAGCGCGCGCCGATTTGGAATGCCGGTCAGCGTGTCGGTAAGCGCCAGGCGCTGCGTCTCCTCGAGCAGGCGGCGGGTCTCCTCGTACAAGCGCGCGTTCTCCACCGCGATCGCGGCCTGCGCCGCGAAGTCGAGCAGCACGTGAAGCTGATTCTCGCTTACGACCTCCGACGGCGGACCGTCGACGTAGAGCATGCCGCGCACGACGTCGCGGGCGACGAGCGGCGCTATGCAGTACAACCCATTGGTATCGTGTAGCGGTTTGTCGAGATCGTCGCAGCTGCCGAAAGCAACTTGCACCGAACCCATAGCGATTTCGTGCAAGGTTGAAACGGCGCGAAAATCGAGATGGTCGGCCGAATGCAGCACGCAACCGGCGCCGTCACCCTCGAGACGGCGCACGATGCTGCCGTCGTCGAGGACGTCGAAGAGAATAACGCGCTTGAATTTGAGCGCCTCGCACACGCCGCGTAAGACCATCGAGAGGATGTCGTCGATTTCGAGCGTGGAGTTGATCGTCGAAAAGACTTGCTGCAGGACGAAGAGTTCGGCGTTGCGCTTGGCGTATTCGTCGCGTTCGGCCTCGCTCGTAGCGAGGCGAGACCTCAGCCGTTCGATCTCCGCCTGGAGGTCGGCCGCTCGGGCGTGTTGCGTCGTCGAGTCCTCCTCGCCGGACAGGTTCGAGCCCACCTTTACTGTAACGTCGTAACCGGCCGTTTTCTTTAGTGGCACGGTCTTTAGTAGTTCCTTCGGGCCAGCAGTCGAGGTCGTACCCGTCCGGTGAGTGAGCAGTTCGTCCATCTCCACGTACACAGTGAATACTCGCTGCTGGACGGAGCCTGTCGCGTCGACAAGCTCTGTCGCCGCTCGGCCGAAGACGGCAGCCCCGCGGTGGCCCTCACCGACCACGGCGTCATGTACGGCGCTATGGAGTTCTATTACTCGGCGCGCGATTTCAAACTTACGCCGATCATCGGCTGCGAAGCCTATATCGCTCCGCGCGGCCGCCTCGACCGCACCGTACGCGACGAGGCCCACGTCACGCTTCTGGCCGCCGACTTGGTCGGCTACCGGAACCTGACGGCGCTGATCTCGAAGGGCTTCCTCGAGGGCTACTATTACAAGCCGCGGATCGATCTCGATCTGCTCGCCAAGCACAACGAAGGGCTGATCGTGCTCTCGGGCTGCATGTCGGGGCTCGTCGCGGCGCCGTTGCTCAAGAACGATTACGCGACGTCGCTCGCCGCCGCAAAAACCTATCGGCAGATCTTCGGCGACCGCTTCTATATCGAGGTCATGCGTCATGGCATGCCCGAAGAAGAAGCGATCAATACCGGTCTGATCAAGATCGCGCGCGAGCTGCAGATACCGATCGTCGCAACCAACGATTCGCACTATCTCGAACAGCGCGACGCACCCGCTCACGACGTGCTCCTCTGCATCGGAACCGGGAAGACGGTTTCGGATACGAGCCGGATGAAGTTCTACTCCGATCAGTTCTACGTGAAATCCAACGAGGAGATGCGCGAACTCTGGAAAGACCTGCCCGAGGCGTGCGACAACACGGTCGAGATCGCCAAGCGCATCGATATTCGGATCCCGGAAAAGATCTTTCACCTGCCGGCGTTTCCCGTTCCGCAGCACGACGCGAGCGAAGAGAAGACCGCCGAGTCGTATCTGCGGGATCTCTGCGAGGCCGGTCTGATCGAGCGTTACGGGGTGGAGCGCGCGCGCGACGACGCGGCATTGCGCGAGCGGCTGGAGTACGAGATTTCGGTCATCACGACGATGGGTTTCGCATCGTACTTTTTGATCGTGTGGGATTTCATCAAATACGCTCGCGACAACGACATCCCGGTCGGGCCGGGGCGCGGCTCCGCCGTCGGATCGCTCGTCGCCTACAGCTTGAAGATCACCGATCTCGATCCGATCAAGTTCAAGCTGATTTTCGAGCGTTTCTTGAACCCCGAACGTATCTCGATGCCCGATATCGATACGGATTTTTGCGTCGAGCGGCGCGACGAAGTGATCCAATACGTCACCGACAAGTACGGCAAGGAACGCGTCGCCCAAATCGTGACGTTCGGCACGATGGCGGCACGAGCCGCCATTCGCGACG
This sequence is a window from Candidatus Baltobacteraceae bacterium. Protein-coding genes within it:
- a CDS encoding FAD-dependent oxidoreductase: MINHDVVVIGGGLAGMRAAVEAAERGADVAVVSKMHPVRSHSGAAQGGINAALGNREDDAPENHAFDTAKGSDYLGDQSAIEAMCEDAPNQIIWLEHRGCIFSRMPDGRIAQRPFGGAGSPRTCYSADVTGLVILHTLWEQLERFNIKVYEEYFATGLCIEDGIGTGLVAYNMRNGELELINAKATIFATGGAGRMYLKTTNGYASTADGMGIAFQAGIPLMDMEFMQFHPTTLKENGVLMTEGARGEGGHLLNAAGERFMFKYAPNKGELASRDVVSRAEWTEILEGRGIDGCVLLDIRHLGREKILERLPQIRELAMDATGKDAIDEPIPILPGAHYTMGGIETDKWGATRVPGVYAAGETACASVHGANRLGGNSLLETIVYGARAARHAVDYIKGVGTVKPSVRTLKEQQDKIDRLLSRNSGERGPALRHAMNKTMSENTFIFRDQKGLQTAVDELRRVRKAFDETCYVMDKSKTFNTDLVNTLETDFLIDAAQCLAKGALERTESRGAQSRTDFPERNDEQWMKHTLAWRNNGDDPKLDYSRAVEITKWQPTVRSY
- a CDS encoding 2Fe-2S iron-sulfur cluster-binding protein, which produces MAQIKLDIFRFDEAVDTIPHRDIVSIEAPENITVLDALEEAKAQVDGSISFRRSCRSAICGSCSMNINGVTGLACKTNCKDVVTKEGTIKVDPMPNFQPMKDMVVHMDPFWDKYTRLKPYLQPQDSDADHATERRVSPEDMRKLVDVANCVMCATCYALCPVVSVDPSFAGPAAIAYAYRFIEDVRDGQRKERIAQISEDYLWLCAHCYACSYCPKHVDPHDRIVDVKRAAINDRVMLNERGPRHALTTNKTIKKTGMLAETELIQGTVGRFNIIGLLKVAPLGLRMASKGKLPPPFLKPIPKVDEVRTIFEALEVPVS
- a CDS encoding CoB--CoM heterodisulfide reductase iron-sulfur subunit B family protein, coding for MSTSLLPEDRATDSHKRTHSKDTKRYGFFPGCVAKESCKELFNSTMLLADKLGIELIELTAASCCGASVVNDTNRDVARVLNARTYAQAEALGLDDVITICSTCTGHMRAANKELLESEEHMLQANGILGKFGAKYNGNVTVRHLLWLLIDDIGLDNLRKMVVRPLNGLKVAPFYGCHIIRPEKVNGWESARNPHSLEDVIEAIGGEAIDYAGKTRCCGFHIQLEKDGVAPSMVGQNMRMAKEHGAEAVITPCPLCHLALDGYQQDAAARWGRTDLPTFHLPQLVAFALGV
- a CDS encoding GGDEF domain-containing protein, translated to MPLKKTAGYDVTVKVGSNLSGEEDSTTQHARAADLQAEIERLRSRLATSEAERDEYAKRNAELFVLQQVFSTINSTLEIDDILSMVLRGVCEALKFKRVILFDVLDDGSIVRRLEGDGAGCVLHSADHLDFRAVSTLHEIAMGSVQVAFGSCDDLDKPLHDTNGLYCIAPLVARDVVRGMLYVDGPPSEVVSENQLHVLLDFAAQAAIAVENARLYEETRRLLEETQRLALTDTLTGIPNRRALDEMLERELHNAERYDTPFAFAIFDLDDLKKINDSGGHSLGDLALKRFANVLKKSARKGDIIARYAGDEFVHVISKATREQARRAVERVQNALHRSGLQSSIGIAMFPTDGINAQTLFFAADEALYVAKQAGKNRYQFYVRAGGLAAAQAEA